One part of the Sorangiineae bacterium MSr11954 genome encodes these proteins:
- a CDS encoding sigma-54 dependent transcriptional regulator, with amino-acid sequence MNSRATDVQKSSTISNESTPRSATHPDAGFAGSEPGPRPERGGSAAIRTLLAETGADVHGLVAACALDEALCAAHDIAAVETALAAWARARAECTTAEFVPHSEYPHGPGNRPPLVETVTEEGHGKLAVAVQGTPAGWVTFTTAIHPSRITDSLRRLILVAARIYASRLAQVTMRAAPEKERDPERAEGAEGTHLYLGSSAAAQELARLIPKLAASNATVLLMGETGVGKTFVARLIHESGVRKGEPLRVINCASIPENLVESELFGHTRGAFTGAVSDQAGAFEAAGRGTVLLDEIGELPLASQAKLLRVLEDRRFERLGSNRSLPLEARILVATNRDLEAMIAAGTFRSDLFFRISVVKALVPPLRERGQDLVMLAKQLLSDLSANSGRRVDGFSPESLEIIRGYSWPGNVRELRNAIEHALVLGDGPLVLPRDFPIGIRRTRDHSAQDEQPSVIQLPAQLEWLERRAIEEALRVAHGNRARAAALLGIRPATLYYKLRQDSSLERSLTAPPE; translated from the coding sequence ATGAATTCGCGCGCGACCGACGTGCAGAAATCCAGTACGATCAGCAACGAGTCGACGCCTCGGAGCGCAACACATCCCGACGCAGGGTTCGCGGGTAGCGAGCCCGGGCCCCGACCCGAGCGTGGTGGATCGGCCGCTATCCGCACCCTGCTCGCGGAGACTGGCGCCGATGTCCACGGCTTGGTGGCCGCGTGCGCCCTGGACGAGGCGCTATGCGCGGCCCACGACATAGCGGCCGTCGAGACCGCGCTCGCGGCCTGGGCGCGGGCGCGGGCCGAGTGCACGACCGCCGAGTTCGTCCCCCACAGTGAATATCCGCACGGCCCGGGGAATAGGCCGCCCCTGGTGGAGACGGTAACGGAAGAAGGGCATGGAAAGCTCGCGGTCGCCGTCCAGGGGACGCCGGCGGGATGGGTCACATTTACCACCGCGATCCATCCAAGCCGTATCACCGATTCATTGCGGCGGCTCATTCTCGTGGCCGCTCGCATCTACGCGTCGCGGCTGGCCCAGGTCACGATGCGGGCGGCCCCCGAGAAGGAACGCGACCCCGAGCGAGCCGAGGGGGCCGAGGGGACACATCTCTATTTGGGGTCATCGGCGGCGGCCCAAGAGCTCGCTCGCCTGATTCCAAAGCTGGCCGCCTCCAACGCCACCGTGCTTTTGATGGGCGAAACCGGCGTCGGCAAAACCTTCGTGGCGCGACTGATTCACGAATCCGGTGTACGAAAAGGCGAACCACTTCGTGTCATCAATTGTGCGTCCATTCCGGAGAATCTGGTCGAAAGCGAATTGTTCGGGCATACGCGGGGCGCCTTTACGGGCGCGGTCTCCGATCAAGCCGGCGCGTTCGAAGCCGCCGGGCGAGGGACGGTCCTACTCGACGAGATTGGCGAGCTCCCACTGGCGAGTCAGGCCAAGCTGCTTCGCGTGCTCGAGGACAGGCGCTTCGAGCGACTGGGCTCGAACCGTTCACTGCCTTTGGAGGCGCGAATCCTGGTGGCAACGAATCGTGACCTGGAAGCCATGATCGCCGCTGGAACGTTTCGCAGCGACTTGTTCTTTCGTATCTCCGTGGTCAAGGCGTTGGTCCCGCCGCTTCGAGAGCGCGGGCAAGACCTGGTGATGCTCGCGAAGCAGCTCCTCTCCGACCTGTCGGCGAACAGCGGGCGGCGGGTGGACGGTTTTTCCCCCGAGTCGCTCGAGATCATTCGTGGTTATTCGTGGCCGGGCAACGTGCGCGAGCTGCGCAATGCCATCGAGCACGCCCTCGTTCTCGGCGACGGCCCCCTCGTTCTACCGAGGGACTTTCCAATCGGCATCCGTCGCACACGGGATCACAGCGCGCAGGACGAGCAGCCGTCGGTGATTCAGTTACCGGCGCAACTGGAGTGGCTCGAACGCCGCGCCATCGAAGAAGCGTTGCGCGTCGCCCACGGCAATCGTGCGCGCGCCGCCGCGCTCCTCGGGATACGGCCAGCTACTCTATATTACAAACTCCGCCAGGACTCCTCTTTGGAGCGCTCGCTGACCGCGCCGCCGGAGTGA
- a CDS encoding aminotransferase class I/II-fold pyridoxal phosphate-dependent enzyme: MSAETATASDNIHRFRNNGTAIKDGNQAWNAALEGGLIDIRVDYDANGRLRRLDGHRFVNLCSCSYLGLASHPAILEGAIDALRSQGAMDLPITRIRLRLNLLEEFEDELTKLMGARTVCAVTCSSATAGVLPLVASGHMTEDGRPRVMVFDKFAHFSMNLIKPICADETEVLTARHNDLNFLEDVCKKKERVAYVCDGVYSTGGSAPIKELLTLQDRYGLYLFIDDSHSLSLWGEHGQGYARSQMAEVNPLTTIVASLGKGWGTSGGIIMLGAPQFEAVLARFGGPLAWSQGLNVPSIGASMASLKLHRTPELGRLQRSLRDNILLFDELVTTPERGDGFPLKVIRVGEAEDAVRASAGILERGFYTSAVFFPIVKKGEAGLRIMLRADLTPDDIRAFAAAVHEFVPHRK; encoded by the coding sequence TTGAGCGCAGAGACAGCGACTGCATCCGACAACATCCATCGTTTTCGCAACAACGGAACCGCCATCAAAGATGGAAATCAAGCGTGGAATGCCGCGCTCGAAGGCGGCCTAATCGATATACGTGTCGACTATGACGCAAATGGCCGTTTGCGTCGTCTCGATGGCCATCGCTTCGTCAACTTGTGTTCCTGCTCGTACTTGGGTCTAGCCAGCCACCCGGCCATTCTCGAAGGGGCGATCGACGCCTTGCGCTCGCAGGGCGCCATGGATCTGCCGATCACGCGGATCCGGCTCCGACTCAATCTGCTCGAGGAGTTCGAGGACGAGCTCACGAAGCTGATGGGAGCGCGCACCGTATGCGCCGTCACCTGCAGCTCGGCTACCGCCGGTGTGCTGCCCTTGGTGGCGTCGGGGCACATGACGGAGGACGGCCGCCCGCGCGTCATGGTGTTCGACAAGTTCGCGCATTTTTCGATGAACCTCATCAAACCGATCTGCGCGGACGAGACCGAGGTGCTCACGGCGCGGCACAACGATCTCAACTTCCTCGAGGACGTGTGCAAGAAGAAGGAGCGGGTCGCTTACGTCTGCGACGGCGTGTACTCGACGGGCGGCTCGGCCCCCATCAAAGAGCTGCTAACCCTGCAGGATCGCTACGGCCTCTATCTCTTCATCGACGACTCGCACTCGCTCTCCTTGTGGGGCGAGCATGGTCAGGGCTACGCGCGCTCGCAGATGGCGGAGGTCAACCCCCTCACGACCATCGTGGCCTCGCTGGGCAAAGGGTGGGGCACCAGCGGCGGGATCATCATGCTGGGTGCGCCGCAGTTCGAGGCGGTGCTGGCGCGCTTCGGTGGGCCGCTCGCCTGGTCGCAGGGGCTCAACGTGCCGTCCATCGGCGCGAGCATGGCGTCGCTCAAGCTCCATCGGACCCCCGAGCTCGGACGTTTGCAGCGCTCCCTGCGCGACAACATTCTCCTCTTCGACGAGCTGGTCACCACCCCCGAGCGCGGCGATGGCTTCCCGCTCAAGGTGATCCGCGTGGGCGAGGCCGAGGACGCGGTGCGGGCTTCGGCCGGCATCCTGGAGCGAGGCTTTTACACGTCGGCCGTCTTCTTCCCCATCGTCAAGAAGGGCGAGGCCGGTCTTCGGATCATGCTGCGCGCCGATCTCACCCCCGACGACATTCGCGCGTTCGCGGCCGCGGTGCACGAGTTCGTGCCCCACAGGAAATGA
- a CDS encoding NAD(P)H-quinone oxidoreductase: MTRRMRAVVTEKPGGPSVLAIGEVPTPAPGPGQILVRVRAAALNHADIYQREGEFPPSPGESEILGVEIAGDVVALGPGAQTAIGTPVFGLVGGGAYADYCVIDERMSFEVPPGYSYAEAASLPEVYFTADTTMFRLGGLSSGQAVLVHGGASGLGTACIQMAKSAGARVVCTVGSNAKAARALALGADRVVNYREQDFVEEVRAFTGGEGVDLIEDIVGADYFTRNLSALKDGGRLLQVGVMSGTMCALDLDTIVLRRLQLIGSVMRPLGIEDKRRIAQRFRERWLPLLAARSLVPVIDSLFDVADVVQAHERLQRSDHFGKIILDLHRANDLAAAALHLEATNVHYTRTAS; the protein is encoded by the coding sequence ATGACCCGCCGTATGCGCGCCGTCGTAACGGAAAAACCAGGCGGGCCGTCCGTGCTCGCCATCGGGGAAGTGCCGACCCCCGCGCCGGGGCCCGGCCAGATCTTGGTGCGGGTGAGGGCGGCCGCGCTCAACCACGCCGACATTTACCAGCGCGAGGGGGAGTTCCCTCCTTCGCCGGGCGAGTCCGAGATCCTCGGGGTCGAGATCGCCGGAGACGTGGTGGCCCTCGGGCCGGGCGCGCAAACCGCGATCGGCACGCCGGTGTTCGGGCTGGTGGGGGGCGGCGCATATGCCGACTATTGCGTCATCGACGAGCGGATGTCCTTCGAGGTCCCGCCCGGCTATTCCTACGCCGAGGCCGCGTCCCTTCCGGAGGTCTACTTCACGGCCGACACCACCATGTTCCGGCTCGGCGGGCTCTCCTCCGGGCAGGCCGTCCTCGTTCACGGCGGCGCCAGCGGTCTCGGCACCGCGTGCATTCAAATGGCCAAGAGCGCGGGCGCGCGGGTGGTGTGCACGGTGGGGTCGAACGCAAAGGCGGCGCGGGCGTTGGCGCTCGGCGCCGATCGCGTCGTCAATTACCGTGAGCAGGATTTCGTCGAGGAAGTGCGCGCCTTTACGGGGGGCGAGGGCGTCGATCTGATCGAGGACATCGTCGGCGCCGACTACTTCACGCGCAACCTCTCGGCGTTGAAGGACGGCGGCCGTTTGCTGCAAGTGGGGGTGATGAGCGGCACGATGTGTGCGCTCGATCTCGACACCATCGTGCTGCGCCGGCTCCAGCTGATCGGGTCGGTCATGCGCCCCTTGGGCATCGAGGACAAGCGCCGCATCGCGCAGCGGTTCCGCGAACGCTGGCTGCCCTTGCTCGCGGCGCGGAGCCTCGTGCCCGTGATCGATTCACTGTTCGACGTGGCCGACGTGGTGCAAGCCCACGAGCGCCTCCAGCGCAGTGATCACTTCGGAAAGATCATCCTCGACCTCCATCGAGCCAATGACCTCGCGGCAGCAGCTCTGCACCTCGAGGCCACGAACGTTCACTACACGAGGACAGCGTCATGA
- a CDS encoding MaoC family dehydratase — MENTRAYVKVGENRYRESPGLYFEEFTVGTVIEHRPGRTLTEADNVWQSLINMNHSPLHIDAAYCEKTEFRKPLISSLVTFSVINGMSVNSLTAKGIANLGWDKVRLLAPCFAGDTVYAESKVLSARLSQSRPHQGIVTCETRGVKADGTVILTCERTFIIPTRDHTSHRDARY, encoded by the coding sequence ATGGAGAATACGCGGGCCTACGTCAAAGTCGGCGAGAACCGGTATCGGGAGTCGCCGGGGCTGTACTTCGAAGAGTTCACGGTGGGGACCGTCATCGAGCACCGCCCGGGCCGCACGTTGACCGAAGCGGACAACGTTTGGCAGTCGCTCATCAACATGAATCATTCTCCATTGCACATCGACGCCGCGTACTGCGAGAAGACGGAGTTTCGTAAGCCGCTCATCTCCAGCCTCGTGACGTTCTCGGTCATCAACGGCATGAGCGTGAACAGCCTGACCGCCAAGGGCATTGCCAACTTGGGGTGGGACAAGGTCAGGCTGCTCGCGCCGTGCTTCGCGGGGGATACGGTCTACGCCGAAAGCAAGGTGCTGTCCGCGCGTTTGTCCCAGAGCCGGCCGCACCAAGGGATCGTGACGTGCGAGACGCGGGGGGTGAAGGCCGATGGCACGGTCATCCTCACCTGCGAGCGCACGTTCATCATCCCGACTCGAGATCATACGAGCCATCGCGACGCACGCTACTGA
- a CDS encoding CoA ester lyase, which produces MHVSYLYTPALRFDSLIANRRSLIADAVVVDIEDSIHINAKADARAKVATIDVSPLVELGVRVGLRMNSLASPEGLKDMDVLLRLGAERGRLPFEFVLVPKVGHANDVKMYRSLFNTLREPPELYPFIETVQAVENADGIAAVSDGLAFGQADLIAELYSPNENYINHARAQMCVAAAKYKLQAIDTNSFEIEDLTRFEAECVAAKGYGFTAKAAIHPRQVPAINSVFSVTPATIAKYQKLIETYQRSDVGFVLVDGQAVAPPFVAKARRMLELYDRYQKHVQKKHGKEAS; this is translated from the coding sequence ATGCATGTGAGTTATCTTTATACCCCCGCTTTGCGGTTCGATTCCTTGATTGCCAATCGACGAAGCCTCATCGCGGATGCGGTGGTCGTCGACATCGAAGACTCCATTCATATCAACGCCAAGGCCGACGCGCGGGCCAAGGTCGCGACCATCGACGTGTCGCCGCTGGTCGAGCTCGGGGTCCGCGTCGGGCTTCGGATGAACAGCTTGGCCTCGCCCGAGGGGCTCAAGGACATGGATGTCCTGCTCCGTCTGGGGGCAGAGCGGGGGCGGCTGCCATTCGAATTCGTTTTGGTCCCCAAGGTGGGCCACGCGAACGACGTCAAGATGTACAGGTCTCTGTTCAACACCTTGCGCGAGCCGCCGGAGCTTTATCCCTTCATCGAGACGGTGCAGGCGGTAGAGAACGCCGATGGCATCGCCGCCGTGAGCGACGGGCTGGCCTTCGGGCAGGCGGACTTGATCGCCGAGCTGTATAGCCCGAACGAGAACTACATCAACCATGCGCGCGCGCAGATGTGCGTGGCGGCGGCCAAGTACAAGCTCCAGGCCATCGACACCAACTCGTTCGAGATCGAAGATCTGACGCGCTTCGAGGCGGAGTGCGTTGCAGCCAAGGGGTACGGATTCACGGCCAAAGCCGCGATCCACCCGAGGCAAGTGCCGGCGATCAACTCGGTCTTCTCGGTCACGCCGGCGACGATCGCGAAGTATCAAAAGCTCATCGAGACGTACCAGCGCTCCGACGTCGGCTTCGTTTTGGTCGATGGTCAAGCCGTCGCGCCGCCCTTCGTGGCCAAGGCGCGTCGCATGCTCGAGCTCTACGACCGTTATCAGAAGCACGTTCAGAAGAAGCACGGCAAGGAGGCCTCATGA
- a CDS encoding 2-isopropylmalate synthase: MSRDTITILDTTLRDGEQSPGINLNLQDKVDIARILEQLKVDVIEAGFAASSDGDFEAIKAVARTVKDSTVCSLSRAVERDIERTAEAVRPAKSGRIHIVLSTSPVHMKYKLQQQPEAVLEQGVAAVKYARKFGSDIEFSCEDASRSEFEFLKRMVEAVIKAGVTTISLPDTVGFSMPPEYGGLIGRLLNEVPNADKATFSAHCHDDLGLAVANSLAAVAAGARQVECTVNGIGERAGNASLEEVVMAIKTRHDLLKVRTGVETRFLVPASRLVAERTGFEVQRNKAIVGKNAFAHESGIHQDGMLKNPLTYQIMAPETVGGEDYQLVLGKHSGRAGYRSEMERLGVKFSSDAALSEAFRRFKKIADQKTHLDDRDLLATVNSPTV, from the coding sequence ATGAGCCGCGATACCATCACCATCCTCGATACGACGTTGCGGGACGGAGAGCAGAGTCCCGGTATCAATCTGAATCTGCAGGACAAGGTCGATATTGCCCGCATCCTCGAGCAGCTGAAGGTGGATGTCATCGAGGCCGGCTTCGCGGCCTCGAGCGACGGTGATTTCGAGGCCATCAAGGCGGTGGCGCGCACGGTCAAAGACAGCACCGTTTGCAGTTTGAGCCGGGCGGTGGAGCGCGACATCGAGCGGACGGCGGAGGCGGTGCGCCCCGCGAAGTCGGGCCGGATTCATATCGTGCTCTCGACCTCGCCCGTGCACATGAAGTACAAGCTGCAGCAGCAGCCGGAGGCGGTGCTCGAGCAAGGCGTCGCGGCCGTGAAGTACGCGCGGAAGTTCGGGAGCGATATCGAATTTTCGTGCGAGGACGCCAGCCGCTCGGAGTTCGAATTTTTGAAGCGGATGGTGGAGGCGGTGATCAAGGCCGGTGTCACCACCATCAGCCTGCCCGACACCGTCGGCTTTTCCATGCCGCCCGAGTACGGAGGGCTCATCGGCCGGCTCCTCAACGAGGTGCCCAACGCCGACAAGGCGACCTTCTCCGCCCATTGCCACGACGATTTGGGGCTCGCCGTCGCCAATTCGCTGGCGGCGGTCGCCGCGGGGGCGCGTCAGGTCGAGTGCACGGTCAACGGCATCGGCGAGCGGGCCGGAAATGCGTCGCTCGAAGAGGTCGTGATGGCGATCAAAACGCGGCACGATCTCCTCAAGGTACGCACCGGGGTCGAGACCCGATTTCTCGTTCCCGCGTCGCGCTTGGTGGCGGAGCGCACGGGGTTCGAAGTGCAGCGGAACAAAGCCATCGTCGGCAAGAATGCCTTTGCGCACGAGTCGGGCATTCACCAGGACGGGATGCTGAAGAATCCGCTCACATACCAGATCATGGCCCCCGAGACGGTGGGCGGGGAAGATTACCAATTGGTGCTCGGTAAGCACTCGGGGCGCGCCGGATACCGATCGGAGATGGAGCGGCTCGGGGTGAAGTTCTCGTCCGATGCTGCGCTGAGCGAGGCGTTCCGCCGCTTCAAAAAGATTGCCGACCAAAAGACACACCTGGACGACAGAGATCTGCTCGCCACGGTGAATTCTCCCACGGTGTAG
- a CDS encoding alpha/beta hydrolase, with the protein MSTAEAKEEIARREIAAVLADIDAHPWPTEIAEARVLYDQMGPPVAADIRIDTFEIAGRRASFSIPPVAESDRAVFFLHGGGYAYGSLESHAGMAAELARASKCVVLSLQYRLAPEHPFPAALDDATAAYEWLLNRGFKPEKIAFVGDSAGGGLVMSTLVTLKAKNRPLPGATVAISPWVDLEHEGESWTTRQKLDPMLDRPLVDLLSANYLKGQPRPHPVVTTVNADLRGMPPMLIQVGEREVLFSDADRLAKKARADGVEVIFEEWPEMVHVWHLYFHMLGAGREAITRVGDFIYAKTGSGAKANGNGG; encoded by the coding sequence ATGTCTACTGCAGAAGCCAAAGAAGAAATTGCGCGTCGCGAAATAGCCGCAGTGCTCGCCGACATCGATGCCCACCCGTGGCCGACGGAGATCGCGGAGGCGAGGGTCCTGTACGACCAAATGGGGCCGCCGGTCGCAGCGGATATCCGGATCGACACGTTCGAGATCGCGGGCAGGCGCGCGTCGTTCTCGATACCGCCGGTCGCCGAGTCGGACCGTGCCGTGTTCTTCTTGCATGGCGGAGGTTACGCCTACGGTTCGCTGGAGAGCCATGCGGGCATGGCCGCGGAGCTCGCGCGCGCCTCGAAGTGCGTGGTGCTGTCGCTGCAGTACCGGCTCGCGCCGGAGCATCCGTTTCCGGCCGCGCTCGATGACGCGACGGCCGCCTACGAGTGGCTCTTGAACCGCGGCTTCAAGCCCGAAAAGATCGCGTTCGTCGGGGACTCCGCGGGCGGCGGTCTCGTCATGTCCACCCTCGTGACCTTGAAGGCCAAGAATCGTCCGTTGCCAGGTGCCACGGTCGCCATCTCGCCGTGGGTCGACCTCGAGCACGAGGGCGAGAGCTGGACGACCCGCCAGAAGCTCGATCCGATGCTCGATCGACCGCTGGTCGATCTTCTGTCGGCGAATTATCTGAAAGGGCAGCCGCGCCCCCATCCCGTGGTCACCACGGTCAACGCCGATCTCCGTGGGATGCCGCCCATGCTGATTCAGGTCGGCGAGCGCGAGGTCCTCTTCAGCGACGCCGATCGACTCGCCAAGAAAGCGCGCGCCGATGGCGTGGAGGTGATCTTCGAGGAGTGGCCCGAAATGGTCCACGTGTGGCACCTCTACTTCCACATGCTGGGCGCGGGGCGCGAGGCGATCACGCGGGTCGGTGATTTCATTTATGCGAAGACGGGCTCGGGGGCCAAAGCGAACGGGAACGGCGGATGA
- a CDS encoding isopenicillin N synthase family oxygenase: MNDIPLIDISGAKVKGSREEQEVARQLDQACREIGFFTLHGHGIPRSVFEDAFTGLHTFFKRPLADKLPCRLGGGGTLAADPYTPYGYSGLLEENAFAHMGLLGKPSDYVEKFSAGRLILSDETPLPFTDDDPGRDLRRKLKVYYRACEQLAARVTELFTLSLGLPRDYFAVRIDRSNDSMRGHYYPGFSGELANDQGMGEHCDSTLISLLTHTAPGIEVKTRDGKWITPQFREVDHFIVNIGDLMAHWTKNAYVSTPHRVVLHPEPRYSIAFFKLTNEDEMVQFGNKQMDALLQRDRPGVSP, encoded by the coding sequence ATGAACGACATACCCCTCATCGACATCTCCGGCGCCAAGGTCAAGGGCAGCCGGGAGGAGCAAGAGGTTGCTCGTCAGCTCGATCAGGCGTGCCGTGAGATTGGTTTCTTCACCTTGCATGGCCACGGCATTCCGCGATCGGTGTTCGAAGACGCTTTTACGGGGTTGCATACCTTCTTCAAGCGGCCGCTCGCGGACAAGCTCCCATGCAGGCTCGGCGGCGGCGGTACCTTGGCCGCCGACCCGTACACGCCTTATGGCTACAGCGGTCTTCTGGAGGAGAACGCGTTTGCGCATATGGGGTTGTTGGGCAAACCGAGCGACTATGTCGAGAAGTTCAGCGCCGGGCGCCTCATCCTCTCGGACGAGACGCCGCTCCCCTTCACCGATGACGATCCGGGGCGCGATTTGAGGCGGAAGCTCAAGGTCTATTACCGGGCGTGCGAGCAGCTCGCCGCCCGGGTGACCGAGCTGTTCACCCTGTCGCTCGGCCTGCCGAGGGATTACTTCGCCGTTCGCATCGACAGATCGAACGACTCCATGCGCGGGCATTACTACCCTGGGTTCTCCGGCGAGCTGGCCAACGATCAAGGGATGGGTGAGCACTGCGACAGTACGCTCATCAGCCTCTTGACGCACACCGCCCCCGGGATCGAGGTGAAGACGCGGGATGGAAAGTGGATCACGCCGCAGTTCCGCGAGGTGGATCACTTCATCGTGAACATCGGTGATTTGATGGCCCATTGGACGAAGAACGCTTATGTGTCGACGCCGCATCGGGTGGTTCTGCACCCCGAGCCGCGGTACTCCATCGCGTTCTTCAAGCTCACCAACGAGGACGAGATGGTGCAGTTCGGGAACAAGCAAATGGACGCGCTGCTCCAACGGGACCGTCCCGGGGTCTCGCCATGA
- the leuC gene encoding 3-isopropylmalate dehydratase large subunit, with protein sequence MTVETGVPRTLFDKVWDDHVVAIPEDAPAVLYVDLHLLHEVTSPQAFAGLRARGLRVRRPDRSVGTMDHSTPTRPGGLALADDMARAQLRQLEANCAAHGIVLHALGSAGHGIVHVIGPEQGLTQPGMVIVCGDSHTATHGAFGALAFGIGTSEVEHVLATQCLLQRRPKTLRVTFDGRPPPGVTAKDLILALIAKIGTGGATGHVIEYAGEAIRALDMEGRMTICNMSIEAGARAGMIAPDDVTFEYLRGRAHAPRGRDFEDAVRRWRSLPTDDGASFDRELRIDVTALEPMITWGTNPGQGIGISQPVPDPAHASDPEARASLESALRYTRATPGQPLLGVKVDVVFVGSCTNSRIGDLRAAAQILRGRRVAPNVRMLVVPGSAAVKAQAQSEGLDRVFRDAGAEWREPGCSMCIAMNGDQLQPGQLAVSTSNRNFEGRQGKGGRTLLASPITAAAAAVAGHVTDPRLLLPEVNGLSHDLRERSSA encoded by the coding sequence ATGACGGTCGAGACGGGTGTGCCGCGCACCTTGTTCGACAAGGTGTGGGACGATCATGTGGTGGCCATACCGGAGGACGCGCCGGCGGTGCTCTATGTCGATTTGCACCTGCTGCACGAGGTGACGTCGCCGCAGGCCTTCGCCGGGCTGCGCGCGCGCGGTCTTCGCGTGCGGCGTCCGGACAGATCGGTGGGCACCATGGATCACTCGACGCCGACCCGCCCCGGCGGGCTCGCGCTCGCCGACGACATGGCGCGCGCGCAGCTGCGGCAGCTGGAGGCCAACTGCGCCGCGCATGGCATCGTCCTGCACGCGCTCGGATCGGCGGGGCACGGCATCGTGCACGTGATCGGCCCCGAGCAAGGGCTGACCCAGCCCGGCATGGTCATCGTATGCGGCGACTCGCACACGGCGACCCACGGGGCATTCGGCGCGCTGGCCTTCGGCATCGGCACCAGCGAGGTCGAGCACGTGCTGGCGACGCAGTGCCTCTTGCAGCGCCGGCCCAAAACGTTGCGCGTCACCTTCGACGGGCGGCCGCCCCCGGGGGTCACGGCCAAAGATCTGATCCTCGCTTTGATCGCCAAGATTGGAACGGGCGGCGCGACCGGGCACGTGATCGAGTACGCGGGTGAAGCGATTCGCGCGCTCGACATGGAAGGGCGCATGACCATCTGCAACATGTCGATCGAGGCGGGGGCGCGGGCCGGGATGATCGCGCCCGACGACGTCACCTTCGAGTACCTCCGGGGTCGGGCGCACGCCCCGCGCGGCCGCGACTTCGAGGACGCGGTGCGAAGGTGGCGCTCCTTGCCCACCGACGACGGCGCGTCGTTCGATCGCGAGCTTCGCATCGACGTGACCGCGCTCGAGCCGATGATCACCTGGGGTACCAACCCCGGGCAGGGGATCGGCATTTCGCAGCCGGTCCCCGATCCGGCGCACGCCTCCGATCCGGAGGCGCGGGCATCGCTCGAGAGCGCGCTGCGCTACACGCGCGCCACGCCGGGCCAGCCCTTGCTCGGGGTCAAGGTCGACGTGGTGTTCGTGGGCTCGTGCACCAACTCGCGCATCGGCGATCTGCGCGCGGCCGCCCAGATCCTTCGTGGCCGCCGGGTGGCGCCGAACGTGCGCATGCTGGTGGTCCCCGGCAGCGCCGCGGTGAAGGCGCAGGCCCAATCCGAGGGGCTCGATCGCGTGTTTCGCGACGCCGGGGCCGAGTGGCGCGAGCCGGGTTGCTCGATGTGCATTGCCATGAATGGCGATCAGCTGCAGCCCGGTCAGCTGGCGGTGTCGACGTCGAATCGCAACTTCGAGGGGCGTCAGGGCAAGGGCGGCCGCACGTTGCTGGCTTCGCCGATCACGGCGGCGGCGGCAGCGGTGGCGGGTCATGTGACCGATCCACGGTTACTGCTGCCCGAGGTGAACGGTCTTTCGCATGATTTGCGCGAGAGGAGCTCGGCATGA
- the leuD gene encoding 3-isopropylmalate dehydratase small subunit, with the protein MSVPQFTRLVSRVVVLLDTDVDTDQIIPARYLKVTDKAGLGDALFADWRARPGFPIGAPESAGAHILLAGNNFGCGSSREHAPWALVAGGFRAIVSTSFADIFRGNALKNGLVPVVVPPAVHAKLVAARTAQPGLQVTIDLEAQELRAEGVPVTPFTIDGFARRCLLDGVDELGFLLRYVPDIVRHEERRALPGTILSAVVEEESA; encoded by the coding sequence ATGAGCGTTCCGCAGTTCACGCGGCTGGTGTCGCGGGTGGTCGTATTGCTCGACACGGACGTCGATACGGACCAAATCATTCCGGCGCGTTACCTCAAGGTCACCGACAAGGCCGGCCTGGGCGACGCGCTCTTTGCCGACTGGCGCGCGCGCCCCGGCTTTCCCATCGGAGCCCCCGAGAGCGCGGGCGCTCACATTCTGCTGGCGGGCAACAACTTCGGGTGCGGCTCGTCGCGCGAGCACGCCCCGTGGGCGCTGGTGGCCGGCGGCTTCCGCGCCATCGTGTCCACCTCGTTTGCCGATATCTTTCGCGGCAATGCGCTGAAGAACGGCTTGGTCCCGGTGGTCGTGCCGCCCGCTGTTCACGCGAAGCTGGTGGCGGCGCGCACCGCGCAGCCCGGGCTGCAGGTCACGATCGATCTCGAAGCGCAAGAGCTCCGCGCCGAGGGCGTGCCGGTCACCCCCTTCACCATCGATGGGTTTGCCCGTCGCTGCTTGCTCGATGGTGTCGACGAGCTTGGCTTCCTTCTTCGTTATGTCCCGGATATCGTTCGTCACGAAGAGCGGCGCGCGCTTCCCGGGACGATCCTGAGCGCCGTCGTCGAAGAGGAGAGCGCATGA